The Lemur catta isolate mLemCat1 chromosome X, mLemCat1.pri, whole genome shotgun sequence genome has a window encoding:
- the BCORL1 gene encoding BCL-6 corepressor-like protein 1 isoform X3: MDYAGNVAEAEGLLVPLSSPGDGLKLPAPDSSEASNSRADCSWTPLNTQMSKQVDCSPAGVKALDSRHGVGEKNTFILATLGTGVPVEGTLPLVTTNFSQLPAPICPPAPGSASVPQSVPDPFQVPLSVPASVPHSGLVPVQVATSVPDPSPPLAPVPALAPAPPSVPTLISDSSPLSVSASVLVPVPASAPPSGPVPLSAPAPAPLSVPVSAPPLALIQAPVPPSAPTLVLTPVPTPVLAPLPASTPPAAPAPPSVPMPTPTPSSGPPSTPTLIPAFAPTPVPAPTPAPIFTPAPTPMPAATPTAIPTSAPIPASFSLSRVCFPAAQAPAMQKVPLSFQPGTVLTPSQPLVYIPPPSCGQPLSVATLPTTLGVSSTLTLPVLPSYLQDRCLPGVLASPELRSYPYAFSVARPLTSDSKLVSLEVNRLPSTSPSGSTTTQPAPDGVSGPLADTSLATASAKVLPTPQPLLPAPSGSSAPLHPAKMPGGTEQQTEGTSVTFSPLKSPPQLEREMASPPECSEMPLDLSSKSNRQKLPLPNQRKTPPMPVLTPVHTSSKALLSTVLSRSQRTTQAAGSSVTSCLGSTSSPFVIFPEIVRNGDPSTWVKNSTALISTIPGTYVGVANPVPASLLLNKDTNLGPNRDPRHLPKQEPISIIDQGEPKSTGATCGKKGNQAGAEGQPSTVKRYTPARIAPGLPGCQTKELSLWKPTGPANIYPRCSVNGKPTSTQVLPVGWSPYHPTSLLSIGISSAGQLTPSQGVPIRPTSVISEFSGVPSLGSSEAVHGLPEGQPRPGGPFPPEQDTVTKNKTCRIAAKPYEEQVNPVLLTLSPQTGTLALSVQPSSGDIRVNQGPEESESQLCSDSTPKMESPQGACGVKLAGDTKPKNQVLATYMSHELVLATPENLRKMPELPLLPHDSHPKELILDVVPSSKRGSSTELSQLGSQVDLGRVKMEKVDGDVVFNLATCFRADGLPAAPQRGQTEVRGKAGQARVKQESVGVFACKNKWQPDDVTESLLPKKMKCGKEKEDEEQQKQQKQQQQQQQQQQQQQQQQQEQQEQQPQTKPVVRSSHRPKGRKPPSDPQEPTKKSPRGASDSGKEHNGVRGKHKHRKPTKLESQSPGKRAEGHEEGSLEKKAKSSFRDFIPVVLSTRTRSQSGSICSSFAGMADSDMGSQEVFPTEEEEEVAPTPAKRRKVRKTQRDTQYRSHHAQDKTLLSQGRRHLWRAREMPWRTEAARQMWDTNEEEEEDEEEGLVKRKKRRRQKSRKYQTGEYLTEQEEEQRRKGRADLKARKQNTSSQSSEHRLRNRNLLLPNKAQGISDSPNGFLPNNLEEPACLENSEKPSGKRKCKTKHMTNVSEEAKGKGRWNQQKTRSPKSPTTVKPSEPCTPSKSRSAGPEEASESPTARQIPPEARRLIVNKNAGETLLQRAARLGYKDVVLYCLQKDSEDVNHRDNAGYTALHEACSRGWTDILNILLEHGANVNCSAQDGTRPVHDAVVNDNLETIWLLLSYGADPTLATYSGQTAMKLASSDTMKRFLSDHLSDLQGRAEGDPGVSWDFYSSSVLEEKDGFACDLLHNPPGTSDQEGDDGEEDDFMFEFSDKPLLPCYNVQVSVSSGPSNWFLFTDVLKRLKLSSRIFQARFPHFEIVNMPKAEFYRQVASSQLLTPAERPGGLEDRPPPGSSETVELVQYEIELLRLLGSEVEFHSWSS; encoded by the exons ATGGACTATGCTGGAAATGTGGCAGAGGCTGAGGGCCTCTTGGTGCCACTGAGCAGCCCAGGAGACGGGCTCAAGCTTCCTGCTCCTGACAGCAGCGAGGCCAGCAACAGCAGGGCTGACTGCTCCTGGACTCCCCTCAACACCCAAATGAGCAAACAGGTTGACTGCTCACCGGCAGGGGTAAAGGCTTTGGACTCTAGGCATGGCGTTGGAGAGAAGAATACTTTCATTTTGGCAACTCTGGGAACTGGAGTCCCCGTGGAGGGGACCCTGCCTCTGGTTACCACTAACTTCAGTCAGCTGCCAGCTCCCATCTGTCCCCCTGCACCGGGTTCGGCCTCTGTCCCCCAATCTGTTCCGGATCCATTCCAGGTtcccctctctgtccctgcctccGTGCCCCATTCTGGGCTCGTTCCAGTCCAGGTTGCCACTTCGGTTCCAGATCCTTCCCCTCCCTTAGCACCAGTCCCTGCTCTGGCGCCAGCGCCACCATCAGTGCCCACACTCATCTCTGACTCGAGCCCCCTTTCGGTTTCGGCCTCGGTCTTGGTGCCCGTGCCAGCTTCTGCTCCCCCCTCGGGCCCGGTTCCCCTGTCGGCTCCAGCTCCTGCACCCCTCTCAGTCCCAGTTTCAGCTCCTCCCTTGGCTCTGATCCAGGCTCCCGTGCCCCCTTCAGCTCCAACCTTGGTCCTCACTCCTGTCCCCACTCCGGTTCTGGCTCCCCTGCCGGCATCTACACCTCCAGCGGCTCCCGCACCCCCATCCGTGCCGATGCCCACCCCGACCCCATCTTCTGGTCCACCTTCTACCCCTACCCTCATCCCTGCCTTCGCTCCCACACCGGTGCCTGCACCCACCCCGGCCCCAATCTTTACTCCAGCCCCCACGCCCATGCCTGCTGCCACACCAACTGCCATTCCCACCTCTGCACCCATCCCGGCCTCTTTCAGTTTGAGTCGAGTGTGTTTTCCTGCAGCTCAGGCACCAGCTATGCAAAAAGTCCCTCTGTCCTTTCAGCCAGGGACAGTGCTAACCCCGAGCCAGCCGCTGGTATATATCCCACCTCCGAGCTGTGGGCAGCCGCTCAGTGTGGCCACACTGCCAACCACCCTGGGGGTCTCCTCCACTCTCACACTCCCTGTCCTGCCATCCTACCTGCAGGACAGGTGTCTCCCGGGTGTGCTGGCCTCCCCAGAGCTCCGGTCTTACCCATATGCATTTTCTGTGGCCCGGCCTCTGACTTCAGATTCGAAGCTGGTCTCCCTGGAGGTGAACAGGCTCCCCTCCACTTCCCCGTCCGGCAGCACCACCACCCAGCCTGCACCCGATGGGGTCTCCGGGCCTTTGGCAGATACCTCTCTCGCCACTGCGTCTGCCAAGGTGCTTCCAACTCCACAGCCTTTGCTGCCAGCCCCCAGCGGGAGCTCAGCCCCACTGCACCCCGCCAAGATGCCAGGTGGCACTGAGCAGCAAACAGAAGGGACTTCTGTTACCTTCTCTCCCCTCAAGTCACCTCCACAGCTGGAGCGAGAGATGGCCTCTCCACCTGAGTGCAGTGAGATGCCCCTTGATCTCTCCTCTAAGTCCAACCGCCAGAAGCTTCCATTGCCGAACCAGCGCAAGACGCCCCCCATGCCCGTGTTGACGCCTGTGCACACCAGCAGCAAGGCCCTCCTCTCCACGGTCCTGTCTAGGTCTCAGCGTACAACCCAGGCTGCCGGCAGCAGTGTcacctcctgcctgggctccacctcctcACCTTTTGTCATCTTTCCCGAGATTGTGAGGAACGGAGACCCAAGCACCTGGGTGAAAAACTCAACTGCGCTGATCAGCACCATTCCTGGCACTTATGTGGGAGTGGCCAACCCAGTGCCTGCATCCCTGCTGCTGAACAAAGACACCAACCTGGGTCCCAACCGTGACCCCCGCCATCTCCCCAAGCAAGAGCCCATCTCCATCATTGATCAAGGAGAGCCTAAGAGCACTGGTGCCACATGTGGCAAGAAGGGCAACCAGGCTGGTGCTGAGGGACAGCCAAGCACAGTCAAACGATATACCCCAGCCCGCATCGCCCCTGGGCTGCCGGGGTGTCAAACTAAGGAGCTTTCTTTGTGGAAACCCACTGGGCCGGCAAATATTTATCCACGGTGTTCAGTCAATGGGAAACCCACCAGCACCCAGGTCCTGCCTGTTGGCTGGTCACCATACCACCCTACATCTCTGCTTTCCATTGGCATTTCCAGTGCCGGGCAGCTGACCCCCAGCCAGGGGGTGCCCATTAGGCCCACCAGCGTCATTTCTGAGTTTTCTGGTGTGCCATCTCTTGGCTCCAGTGAAGCCGTGCACGGACTTCCTGAGGGGCAGCCACGGCCTGGGGGCCCCTTTCCTCCAGAGCAGGACACTGTCACAAAGAACAAAACTTGCCGGATTGCTGCCAAGCCTTATGAAGAACAAGTCAACCCTGTCCTCCTGACCCTCAGCCCTCAGACAGGGACCCTGGCACTGTCTGTTCAGCCTAGCAGTGGGGACATTCGAGTAAATCAGGGCCCTGAGGAATCAGAGAGCCAGCTCTGCTCTGATAGCACTCCTAAGATGGAAAGCCCCCAGGGAGCTTGTGGCGTGAAGCTGGCAGGAGACACAAAGCCTAAGAACCAAGTGCTAGCTACCTATATGTCCCATGAGCTGGTCCTGGCCACCCCCGAGAACCTGCGCAAGATGCCTGAGCTGCCTTTGCTACCTCATGACAGCCACCCCAAGGAACTCATCTTGGATGTGGTTCCGAGCAGCAAGAGGGGCTCCAGCACAGAGCTTTCACAGCTTGGAAGCCAGGTGGATCTGGGGCGGGTGAAAATGGAGAAAGTGGATGGTGACGTGGTCTTCAATTTAGCCACCTGCTTCCGGGCCGATGGCCTCCCAGCAGCTCCCCAGAGGGGCCAAACTGAAGTTCGGGGTAAGGCCGGGCAGGCTCGAGTTAAACAGGAAAGTGTAGGGGTCTTTGCTTGCAAGAACAAGTGGCAGCCAGATGATGTGACCGAATCTCTGCTACCCAAGAAGATGAAGTGTGGCAAAGAGAAGGAAGACGAagagcagcagaagcagcagaagcagcagcagcagcagcagcagcagcagcagcagcagcagcagcagcagcaggagcagcaggagcagcaacCACAAACCAAGCCCGTAGTCCGGAGTTCCCACAGACCAAAG GGCCGGAAGCCGCCCAGTGACCCCCAGGAACCCACCAAGAAAAGCCCCAGGGGGGCTTCAGATTCAGGTAAAGAGCACAATGGAGTCAGGGGAAAGCACAAGCACCGGAAGCCAACAAAGCTGGAGTCCCAGTCTCCAGGAAAACGAGCCGAGGGCCACGAGGAAG GTTCCttggaaaagaaagcaaagagcaGTTTCCGTGACTTCATCCCTGTGGTTCTGAGCACCCGGACGCGCAGTCAGTCTG GAAGCATCTGTAGCTCCTTTGCTGGTATGGCAGACAGTGACATGGGAAGCCAAGAAGTCTTCCccacagaagaggaagaggaggtggcccccaccccagctaaGCGTCGAAAGGTCAGAAAGACTCAGCGGGACACCCAGTATCGCAGCCATCATGCCCAGGACAAGACTTTGCTGAGCCAGGGCCGCAGACACTTGTGGCGAGCCCGAGAAATGCCCTGGAGGACAGAGGCTGCCCGGCAAATGTGGGACACcaatgaagaggaggaggaagatgaagaggagggCCTGGTGAAGAGGAAGAAACGGAGAAGGCAGAAGAGCAGAAAGTATCAGACTGGGGAGTACCTGACCGAGCAAGAAGAAGAGCAGCGGCGGAAAGGGAGAGCAG ATTTAAAGGCCCGTAAGCAGAATACTTCCTCACAGAGTTCGGAGCACCGCCTCAGGAATAGGAACCTTCTTTTGCCCAACAAAGCCCAAGGGATCTCTGATTCACCAAATGGTTTCCTCCCAAATAACCTGGAGGAGCCAGCCTGCCTTGAAAATTCAGAAAAGCCATCAGGAAAACGAAAGTGCAAGACCAAGCACATGACAAACGTCTCAGAAGAGGCAAAG GGCAAAGGTCGTTGGAACCAGCAGAAGACACGATCTCCCAAATCTCCCACCACAGTGAAACCCTCAGAACCATGTACACCTTCTAAGTCCCGAAGTGCCGGCCCAGAGGAGGCCTCAGAGTCACCTACAGCCAGGCAGATCCCCCCAGAGGCACGTCGACTCATAGTGAACAAAAACGCTGGCGAGACCCTCCTGCAGAGGGCGGCTCGTCTTGGCTATAAG GACGTTGTTCTCTACTGCCTCCAGAAAGACAGTGAGGACGTGAATCACCGTGACAATGCTGGCTACACAGCCCTGCATGAGGCCTGTTCCCGGGGCTGGACCGACATCCTGAACATCCTGCTGGAGCACGGGGCCAACGTGAACTGCAGCGCGCAGGATGGCACGAG GCCAGTTCATGATGCAGTGGTCAACGACAACCTGGAGACCATCTGGCTCCTACTGTCCTATGGGGCCGACCCCACACTGGCTACCTACTCGGGCCAGACGGCCATGAAGCTGGCCAGCAGCGACACCATGAAGCGCTTTCTCAGTG